The Hordeum vulgare subsp. vulgare chromosome 4H, MorexV3_pseudomolecules_assembly, whole genome shotgun sequence genomic interval TGCAAGATGGTCATGCAAGATGGAGATGAGTGCAACATGGTCTCCATGTAGCAATGGGTGACCAAAGCTCGTCATGCAAGATGGAGGTGACCGAAAAATGGTCCATGTTACAATGGGTTAGAACATGCTCAGTGTTGCGATGATCCGATAACTACATGATATAAATCCAAAGACGAGTGACCCCTTTGATCTTTGCTAGATATCAAGCGACCAATGCGTAGCATGCTCAACTCCTGTTGGATTCGCGTCTTccttcaatacagagttctcccATAAGATGCTAGTGGTGTATTTGGTTGTCCTTTTTTCCTTCAATAAGAATTCCTAACACATATGGTATGACTCTTTGGTTGTTTGCACTCAAAATCATCAATTTCGACGAGCAGTCCATTCTTTATCTCTTTTGTCTAGGTTGCTCAATAGGGTAGGTCTACAGAGAGTGCATGCTTCATTGATAAATTTATTCgacgtagtcaatgcacatgtggCGTACAATGCCATCCCGCGACAATGCACATTGATCAGCGCCTGAAACCATAGGTGGGAAAAATAGTAGCCCTGATGGAAGACTTCCAATGGGGATTCAAGCTCCCACAATCAAATTCATTTTCCGACTCGCCACAAAGGCCCCACCCTAGGTCTCAGAAAAATTATGCTTTGATCTAGTTCTTTCAGCCAAGCTAGACCTCCAACACCCTCAATTTCTCCCACGTGGACCCTGCCATACGGAGCTCCGATGATATATTACTATTATTCGAGGATATATGTTGAGGCAAGGCCCGTATTAATTATACATGAGTTTGAAATattatcacatgctacatttctaTTCCTAATATAGTAGTCTAGTTTAGTAATTTATAATACATTCGAACAATGACAATTCATCATGCCATCATGATAACATATTTCAAAACATACTTCCTCTGTTCCACAATGTAATGCGCATGCGCTTCCCGAAATTAAAGTTTAACCATCAATTTAACCAACGACATCGATTGCGGCGGGAATAAAAATTGTACCACTGATTTCGTATGCCGATACAAATTCAGTGGTATAATTTTTGTCCCCGCTGCAATCGGTCTCGTTTATTAAACTGATGGTCAAACTTGGATTTCGGAAACCACGGTCGTACTACATTATGAAACGGAGAGAGTATTCAACATGCATTTATGGTTTATTACAAAAGAGTGCCTATGGGATGTTGTGACATGTACAATCACTGCCATTAGTGAGTTGTTCGATTTCatactacctccgtcacggtttagaaggcacagttaaatttacgtgcatttccacaatagagaaggtttaaggcgcattgcatttactcttagcagctaattagtactccgttgtactatttctatatgcatgcgtagtggaatgctatttttcaactcatttcatagccaatcaataaccacctaggttctaCAGAATTTCCATGCACGTCTTTTAAACCGTGACGGATGAAGTAGTTGTCATTCCCATCCCTTTATGGTGCCTTGATGACAGAATATGTCGTTGCTTCACTTGCCACAACCACCATGCTCTCGTAGTGAACTTGAGGTTGGCATTTGTTGCATTGTGATGCACACatcatttttattaattattaatCAGAGTATAGACAAATGTAACCATGATCAAACTATTCCAAGATATTAAATTAGGACCTATGATCAAGTTGTCTTCTTCCATAACAACGACTTCAAAAAGAGATAAACGTCCTCATGTCATTGTCACCAATTGGTACAAGCTTTGGCATCTCATTCGCTTATCAGCTGTTGCCGGGCGCCATGAGTTCAAGCGCTTCAGACAGTCGCCAGTCATGGTTCTAGGGCCCTGACTGCGATAAATCGCACTACCTGCTCCGTGAGAGCTGGGACTTTCCCCATCATACAAGGATGAGGTCACGACCCAGTTTTGTTTCAGCGAAGCTCTACCATAACAAGCTTATCTCTGGCGCCGCCTACCATGCATTATACTCCGtccgtcctaaaataaatgtctcaattCTATTATAATTTTGTATTGTTAGTTTAAAGTTAAGTCATTTATTTTGAACGGAAGGAGTATGTTACTAGGATCACATCTCAGTCAGTCAAATGTTTCGCACATACTAGATTACATTTTATGCACTTGCCAATCCTTTGTGAATCATTATAAATAAATGGCTTCACTTCTCTATATTTTTCGCATATCCAGCAATATAATCTGATCCTCCAGTTGCATATGTGTCAACAGCATGTACAGAACGCTTGAGAGATACCGCACCTGCAGCTACAACTCACCGGAAGAAACCCCTCCAGAAGAAAACGAAGTAAGCATCTCAAGTCTCTTAACACCTTCCTGAATATATAAATAGGTTTGGCTGTGGTGCTATATATATAAAACGGGACgaaagattttttttaaatatataaAAAGGTTATATCTCTTTTTGAATGAAAATTGTAGCATATGCCGTttctgcaaaataaaaataaaaatgcagtTATACGTACAAGAGAGTAGACTTTTTGAAATGTCAACAAGAGAGTAGACAACACATTCTCTTTGAAATgtcaatttttttttttgaaaaggagaattACCACCGGCCTCTGCATATATAAAttgatgcatacaaccattttaATTAAATTATTCAACCGAGTCTGACATAGCAGATACATGGAATCAACCCAAAGCCACTTCCCTAGTGACCTCAATCGCTACACCTATAAGTCTGATGGAGTGCTCTCGCGCATCCACGCACACCATCTAATCCGGTGGCCTCATCAGCCTACCCGAAGACAAGCCAAGAGCACCAACCGATCTAGCAGACCCTCAGCATGCACCACATGTGGATGCTCTAGAATCTATCGCCGCATCTTCCACCATCCCATCTTTAGGAGATATCAATGCATAGGCCTTGCCAGACCCAACTGCCATTAACGCCACACAGCGCCACCACCCTACACACGTCCATCAACACACATCCATCATCGGACCCGTCGCTCCATGCAGCAAGACCCGTCGTGGCCGGCGTGTTAGATGCTGCACTACAGCAGCTCATGGCCCCTCCAATCAGCAGTTGCTCCAAAATGATGCCCCCAAGAGGAACCGTCATCGAAGACGTCATCATTATCCGATCCGGGAGACCCAGATCTTGGGTTTGATCCCGGAGACCCAGATCTTGGGTTTCTCCCGGAGCAGCCCAAAGTATTTATCTAGAGCAATACCATGAAGTTTACACACTATTTTTCCTCAAAAAGAAGAAGTTTTCACACTATTATTAAAACTATAGCTAAGGCAAAAAGAACAATACAATACAATTATGAAATGGTAACCATAAGTCACTAACGCGTGAGACAGAAGTCCAGGCACTCTTGCACAAGAAAATCATCAACGTTTCGCAATCccgcactactagggaaaaccctagtagtagcgcttgaaaTATGCATAGCAGTAGTGCTTGTTTAAATTTTTGAAtatgttttgatttgtttttatgttttagtctAATTTTcatatctttgaattatttgacaatttaatctctaaccaTCCATTCTCACTACTCCATGAAGTTTGCACACTATTTTTCCTCAGAAAGAAGAAGTTTTCACACTATTATTAAAACTATAGCTAAGGCAAAAAGAACAATACAATACAATTATGGAATGGTAACCATAAGTCACTAACGCGTGAGACAGAAGTCCACGCACTCTTGCACAAGAAAACCATCAACGTTTTACAATCccgcactactagggaaaaccctagtagtagcactTGACTAATCATCCATCCTCACTGCTCCATCATGAATCACTCAttccaaatcgtctaacttcccggccGGTCAACCATCCTGTCACTGCTTcaggccgagcacgcttaacttcctggttctatcgcccctagtttcCAAGTCTGCACTTGCTActttcctgacaatagtaagctatcaatcccattaacccttaggtcttgatgtcacatgatttaattgttCGAAATCCaaataattattaaaataaacaaactaagtaataataataatgaatgtcaattgaaaataataatattgaactTCCCAAAAAAAGTTCATACTTAAAAAAACATAAAACTTCCCAAATTTTCTCTAgcttttttgatatattaaattattattttcgacgtcgtatgcaaaagttatggctgttttacATTTTCCCCTTTTTTGGAAAAatggtcaaaattcatatttcaaaatttgtataccaactaggcactaaaacctaactacatctcacaggattttattttttgaagattttatcatttttttattttgtgcaaaactaaaaaaagcacttagcagtagcgctagattGTGGGCGACGCTGCTACTACAGATACCATCGGTGGCATCGTCTGGTCACACATAATAGTAGCAAGTTTTTGgtaagcagcgctactgctaaggtgttaagtagtagcgcttaactggatcagcgctactgctacttagCAGCAATGTTTTTTTTTTTCCAAcgctactactgaggtcctgcctataaggtttttcctagtagtgcctgGTCCGCTAACCAACATTTTGGACGCACATGCTTCAACCACCCCTAACCGGAGAGCAACACAGACTTATAAGAGACAATGAGCCCTCTCCCAGACTCAACCGAAGAGCAGCACAAGCTTATGAGAGGCCTTGAGTCCTCTCCCACAAAAGACTAGCCTAATAGAAGGGGGCTCCCTGCTCTTATAAGTCGTGTTCTGCCTCGTCCAACAACGGATGTGGGACTTAACCCAACAAATCTCCTAGTCACATCATGGGTCCGCTAACACTCAGCATTCCAACCCACCAAACATGACCGACCGGCCACAAGTCCATCGAAATTTATTTCGTACACATGCGCACTAATACCACGTTATTTCCTATATGGTGTTTGCTAGCCACCGTTTCTGATCCACCGTGCATCAACCAATAACCATGCATAACCGGAGAGCAACACGTACTTATTAGATGCattgctcccccccccccccccccccacacacacacacaagaaaaCTAGACTACTAAGAGGAGACACCCCATAAGCCTTCCTTCTGCCTCCTCCCACAACCGATCTGGGACAAAACCCAACACAAGGGATGATGAATCATTCCACCAGGCCGAGTTGTTGGTCCAACTATCTTTATCCTGATTTTGGtttcaaattttgaaaacaatAATAGCTTTTGAATCACGTGTAACAAAGATACAGATAAAAGTGGGGTGATGTAGTCAACCTTGGTCTGCCGTACacgatagaagatgtaaaatactTGTAGTCTAGCGAGATGGGCCACactatttttttttttttgaggtttGATCAATGCAAAGTTATGACGAGGAAAACACTTATCTGCTACTTCTGAAATATAAGAAAGAAAGTTGACATATGAAATTTTATTGAAGTTTTTTTTTACTCTTGTGGCATTGAGACTAACCTACAATGTTAACATGACAAAAGAATATAAGGAGACCTCAAGAATGCACACAACAAAAATATGTCAACATAATAATACAAAAAGGACATCCTAACTAATTTCCATGTGTAGAGAACATCAACACGTAGCAACATTATATTCAGGTGATTGTCCATGGCTAGCTCAAGGCTGAACATTGCACTGTCTTGCAGTCTGTTGTTTTTTCAATTTTTCCAAGCTTCCATTTGGTGGGACGACATTGTTTTCTTGAACTATCTTTTTTAGTTTGGCCAACATGGTTTGTCATGTTCATATACATTTTAGCTTCTCTTTCCCATGGCAAGTATTAAGTCACTTGAACTGACATGTACCATGCATTCTTTTGTTGTCGAGACTAGATAAATTACCATCAATATCTGAAGCTGAAGACCAAACTTGAATATCTTGAAAGTTCACAAAGGTAGTTTCAAGAGATTAGGCTGGACGGTTACTGCTGTATATATATTGCAACTTTGTTCCACCTTATGATTCCTCGTTCTCATGTCATAGAAATATTCTGGGTGGGGATCTGGGCCCACTTGGCATGAAGGAAATTGAGCAAattgagaaccaaatatatatatCCCTCAAGAATATCAGGACAAGAAAGGTAGAGAACTTGAACGTTTCATTTATGTTATATAATCTCAGGTTCAGCAGCTTCAGATGTTTTTTCTATTATACATGTACTGCTTGAGTTAAATAAGATGTATTGGTTTTAATTGTCTTAGTGAAAACATGTTAACTACAGAGCATCTCAATGATGTTGCATCCATTTTTGCTAGAATGTATCTGAACTTTTATCACATTTTCTTTCGAGGGTCAGTTTTTGAGAGAGGATTTTCTACTCTCTGGTGTAGTACACCCGGgtgaacaagaaaaacaaaaaaacaaatatCAAACATGATCCAAACTTCTGACATTTTGTGAAATTAAACATGATCAAATGTTTTAGGTTCAACATTTCATCCATAATAACATTCGAAGAGCTctcacaaaaacaaaaacaaaatcatgtACTCAATAGTGCACAAAACACTGACCAGCGTTTTTTCGTAAGAGCTCTGGAATGTTAATTGTTTATGAAAATTTGCAAGAACCTCAAACATTCGATCATGTTTGAGGTcacaaaatttcagattttttgaatcaCGTTTGATATGTGTTTTCCCGTTGTTTTGTTCACTCCGGTGTAGTACACCCGAGCATAGCCACACCTTTCCATTTTCTATAGCATTAGCTGAAACATATATCACAGATCTGTCGCGTATTTTTGCAGCATAAAGTATTACTTGATGAGCTATTTGACCTGAAAAGTAAGGTAATGATGAATCATGAACTTTAGATAATCCTCACCCTAATATTGCATATGCTCCTTCTGGTAATATATGTAATGCATGGCTGGCAAAATGACGTTCTGCAGGAGCAAGAATTGCAGGATCAAAACAAAGACCTAAGGAAGAAGGTACAACCATGGAGCTTAGAACTTACACTTCCGTCCTGATATCAAATTTTGGATCTTCCACTTTGTTGCCAAAACAAATTTTACGATGAAGTTTGTAAGCTACACGTAATACAAAACTATATATTCATGCTAATCCAAAAAATTGAGTCAAATGTGGCCAAATAAATTTCTCATCAGTGTTTTCTTGTGAGTGCCAGTTGCAAGACATGAGCTGTGCCAAGAATGCTCTCCATAGGGCCTGGCAAGATGGAGGACAGAGTAGCTCAAATGGGAATGCCATTGATACTACTTATCCAGGATTTGCACAACACCCGGAAACGGAACATGATTCCATGCAACTTGGGTACGTCATTCTACATGGCAATCAGTGTAACCTGCCAAATCTCTCCTAGGCATAAACTATTTTTTGCAGTATAGTACCCGAACAAGTCATCCATGACCTGTTCTTCCAATTTATAATTGCACAGAACATGAGTGTTCGGTCAGTTGAAGTGGTTTGTTTTCCTGTGTGAAGGTACAATAATCAGGCCTACATGGACCAGCCGAACAACAACGAAGGCATGACTTCTCAGCGCCTTGATGGACTTGGATCATCTGCAGGTTGGATATGATTGTTTAGGGCGACGAGACAGATAGGGTTCGCGTATTGTACGTCCAATCTGGAGTCCAGAAACTCTGCATATGACGGATGTAGTCACTGGTCTTTATATTCAGACCGCTGCTCATGGGACTTTTCCGAAGAATAAACTGGAGTCGAGTACATATATGTACTGTAATGGCTTGTTCATCCACGGACATGGGAGTCGGGACATCACGTGGCCTGGCGTTGCATCCCGTACGTAGCTAATATGTTTGGATTTGCGTGTCACTTGTTATATTTTGTGTCGTGTGGTCATTACGAATACATTCCATATGTAtggactagcaaaagggcccgagcattgtaacggaagaaaaaaaataccacacgcttttctcTTCCTAATAATAAGGAAATCGTTACCTTTCAACCGACTGATCCTGCTCTCGTGTTCACCGTCTCCTTTGTTTGCCACATGGCCGGACGGACGAGCCGTGACCGTTTTCCTGAAACAACTTCATTGTTTCAGGACGTTGTTCCTGCAGCTTGGAATTAGTTGCAGAAGGAGGGAACCCAGGCATGACGACAACGGCTTCCACCGGAAGCAAGccaagagctcgccggccgccccgccgccaagAGCTCGTCGGCGCCTTCTCTCCAGTCCGGCAAGCAACGGGACCACGCCGCCTCCCGTGGTCGGATCCCGCCGCCGGGGGAGCTTCCCTGCTCGCTAGGTAGTGCTTCTGCAacttgacctttgttgcaaaaattcttgaaacatgacctttgttgtaaaaaattctcccgcaaaacgaagaaaaaaatcctgcaacaagcaaattgtttttgaaactcgaccgttgtttcaggaattaatgggtccaaagtttatttcttgcaacaaagcaAAAGTTTTTGCAACTCGAGCGTCGTTTCAGGAATTAAGTACAGGAGCGGATCGGACGGTGGATGTTTAATA includes:
- the LOC123446791 gene encoding MADS-box transcription factor 1-like is translated as MGRGKVVMRRIEDKISRQVTFTKRRNGLLKKAYELSLLCDAEVGLIIFSGRGRLFEFSSSSCMYRTLERYRTCSYNSPEETPPEENEINYHQYLKLKTKLEYLESSQRNILGGDLGPLGMKEIEQIENQIYISLKNIRTRKHKVLLDELFDLKSKEQELQDQNKDLRKKLQDMSCAKNALHRAWQDGGQSSSNGNAIDTTYPGFAQHPETEHDSMQLGYNNQAYMDQPNNNEGMTSQRLDGLGSSAGWI